The Shewanella mesophila genome contains the following window.
CCACCTAAGGTCTTCTTATCTAGGTTCTTGTCTGCCATATCTTCGAAGCTGTACTTCTCGTAACGAGTGTCTTGAGTCGAGAAGGCTGAACCGCGATAAGTCGGCATCATCATGCTGCTTTCGCTTTTCTTGATGCTGTGCTTGATCTGACCATACATCTGAACTTGTAGCTGCTGAGATGAGGTGTTGTTGATGCGGTAGTCGACACCAATATCAAATCTGCCACGGTGTAGAACAAAAACTTTGGTATAAGTCACGCCATTGTCGGCAACATAGGTCATAGGTACTTCAAGAGTATCTTGACCTTCAGCAAGGGTAAATTGCTGAGATTGAACCGCGTAATGAGCACGACCCTTAACACTGCTGTCAATACCGTCACGACCGATCAAACCACTTTGAGAGATATAGTAAATATCGTTAGTTTGCTCGAGCAGTACGAACGGCTCTTCTTTTTCTTGCTCTAGTTTATGACCAACTAATGCAGAGTAAACGATGTCACCGCCAACAGGGTTAATTTTTAACACCAGTTGGTCTGTCGTTACTGTGATCAGTTCTTTCGATGCAATCACAGCTTCTGGTAGCGAAGCATCTGCGTCAGGGACGTCAGCACTGTGTGAATCTGTAACGGTTGGAGAATTAACAACCGAAGATTGAGTCGCAACAGGTTGCGGGTTTTTTTCTGTTTGCCATTGCTGCCACAGCAAAAAGCTGACAAAAAGCAGACCGATAAGCAATATATTGCGTTGAGATTCCATAGCCTATTTATTACACCTGTTATTTTTTGGAGGGACGGGATCTTCACCGCCCGGATGTAAAGGGTGACATTTTAATACGCGTTTCCCTGCAAACCAACTCCCTTTCACAAATCCATGCAAACGAATTGCTTCTATTGCGT
Protein-coding sequences here:
- the yidD gene encoding membrane protein insertion efficiency factor YidD produces the protein MAQTQSPLQWLATTLIRGYQIFISPILGPKCRFHPTCSYYAIEAIRLHGFVKGSWFAGKRVLKCHPLHPGGEDPVPPKNNRCNK